In one Pseudomonas sp. SCA2728.1_7 genomic region, the following are encoded:
- a CDS encoding PepSY domain-containing protein has protein sequence MKTLTALSIASIIGLTASTVHARDLGPDEALRLRDAGTIVSFEKLNATALAKHPGSTITDTELEEQYGKYIYQIEMRDPQGLEWDLELDAVTGQVLKDHQDT, from the coding sequence ATGAAAACCCTGACTGCCCTGTCCATTGCCTCGATCATCGGTCTCACTGCCAGCACTGTTCACGCCCGCGATCTCGGCCCTGACGAAGCCCTGCGTCTGCGCGACGCTGGTACTATCGTCTCCTTCGAGAAGCTCAACGCCACCGCGCTGGCCAAACATCCGGGCTCGACGATCACCGACACCGAGCTGGAAGAGCAGTACGGCAAGTACATCTACCAGATCGAAATGCGCGATCCGCAGGGGCTGGAGTGGGATCTGGAATTAGACGCGGTGACTGGGCAGGTTCTCAAGGATCATCAGGATACGTAA
- a CDS encoding PepSY domain-containing protein yields MKVNVRATRRTALALVMCCSTAMARDLGPDEALNLRKQGVILPLEQVLQQAMDRYPGAKLLEVELEEKHDVYIYEVELLTVEGVARELHLKADTGELVKDKED; encoded by the coding sequence ATGAAGGTTAATGTTCGCGCCACCCGCCGCACGGCGTTGGCGCTGGTGATGTGTTGCTCGACGGCGATGGCTCGCGACCTCGGCCCGGACGAAGCGCTCAATTTGCGCAAGCAGGGCGTGATCCTGCCGCTGGAGCAAGTGCTGCAGCAGGCGATGGATCGCTATCCCGGGGCGAAACTGCTGGAAGTCGAGCTGGAAGAAAAACACGACGTCTACATTTATGAAGTCGAGTTGCTGACCGTCGAAGGTGTCGCCCGAGAGCTGCACTTGAAGGCCGATACCGGCGAACTGGTGAAAGACAAGGAAGATTGA
- a CDS encoding response regulator transcription factor gives MRLLLVEDHVPLADELLAGLQRQGYAVDWLADGRDALYQGSSEPYDLIILDLGLPGVPGLEVLAQWRAGGLAIPVLILTARDSWAERIEGLKAGADDYLTKPFHPEELQLRIQSLLRRSKGQSNQPTLQAAGLHLDEGRQCVVRDGADIQLTAAEFRLLRYFMLHPEQILSKSHLAEHLYDGETERDSNVLEVHVNHLRRKLGKSVIETRRGQGYLFGGQAS, from the coding sequence ATGCGTTTGCTATTGGTGGAAGACCACGTACCGTTGGCCGACGAATTGCTCGCCGGCCTGCAACGCCAGGGCTACGCGGTGGATTGGCTGGCGGACGGGCGCGATGCGCTGTATCAGGGCAGCAGCGAGCCGTATGATCTGATCATTCTCGACCTCGGCCTGCCCGGCGTGCCGGGGCTTGAAGTGCTGGCGCAGTGGCGCGCCGGTGGTCTGGCGATTCCGGTGTTGATCCTCACGGCGCGCGATTCCTGGGCCGAGCGCATCGAAGGCCTGAAGGCCGGTGCCGATGATTACCTGACCAAACCGTTTCACCCCGAAGAGTTGCAGTTGCGCATTCAATCGCTGTTGCGCCGCTCCAAGGGCCAGTCCAATCAGCCGACCTTGCAGGCGGCCGGGCTGCATCTGGATGAGGGCCGCCAGTGCGTGGTGCGCGATGGCGCCGACATTCAACTGACCGCCGCCGAATTCCGTCTGCTGCGGTATTTCATGCTGCACCCGGAGCAGATCCTCTCCAAAAGCCACCTCGCCGAACACCTATACGACGGTGAAACCGAGCGCGACTCCAACGTCCTCGAAGTGCACGTCAATCATCTGCGGCGCAAGCTCGGCAAAAGCGTGATCGAAACCCGTCGCGGCCAGGGTTACCTGTTCGGCGGGCAAGCTTCGTGA